The genome window TTCCAAAAGCACAGCTGATGCGTTATTAAAAGTGAAATATGTTTAGATAATAGacaaaaagaaaactctttaGCCATAATTGAATGTCAAGCAATAATATATGGTATATTATGATTCATTTTGTGCATAGGCTTTGAACATctgcatgtaaatacattttcttatttatcgcgtttaaaaaaaaaatttgttcgtttttttgcttcactttttttgtttgtttgttttatttgtgtattgaCTAGTTCTGTTCCCGGGTGGAGAACTACGAACGTCAAATGGCCTGTAAACTGTACAGCTATGTTTTTCTGTCCTCCTTTTGGCTTTTAATTCACAATATTTAATGTTCTATCGATCACATGTAtaaaagtaactttgtaacttcTGTCTGTATAGGTAAGAAGAAAATACTGCTATTAAGACCTGCTCAGTGCAAATATTTATCTGTTTTATCAGACACATCATGCTGTACAATATCTCTGTTTTGAGTATACTTCTCTCTTTTAGACTTAGTTCGATTAGCGGTAGGGTGTGCGGACATAAAATTTTGTGTTATACTGATGTGTGGTGCTAGGTAAGTTACTTTGTGAACAAAAATTATGGATTCATAGACTAGGCCACCCTCTTAGTCCATTCATTTCACTGAGTATTGATGCATTATTGATATTAGgactcaataaataataataataataataatgataataacgaTAATGATAAAGATAATGATAGTGGTAAATTTACTTTTGAATACCCAGCAAGTACCTGTATCAGTGTGCTAGTCTTGGGACGCGGCTTGTTTCCTTCCCACTTTTAAGATTATTAGCAAGTATCGATTAAGTAAATCTCTATTAAACTTCGCAATTTAGAATTTTTCGCAACAATGATGATtgttcatgctttaaaaaaatggaaaaagcagCAGTATTGTGCTTATTTTTGATTGTTTCGAAACTGTAGCTGGAGGTGTTTCTAATCCAGTGCTTATTTTCTGTATTGGGTGCTGGAAGGACTTTAAACACGCGATAAAGTACCGGATTGTCTGCAGCTTTTCGGCtccctccatttttttttctttttagaacaAATACACGCTTtgttaacatactttttttttccctttcacgtacacttacatacatacatgatGGTTAAGTGTTATAAATTGTACAGGACAAAGGTGGTTGTACGAAGTTTTGTGCGAAACTTCCTGTTTTTATCTTTGTAGCAAGGCAGAATCTACTTGCAATAATACATAGCAAACTACACTGAGTGCCTCTCAGTGGTACAGGATGCAGAAACTGTATTCGTCCATTTTGTTTTCACGTCCTCAAATGACTGTGTTTGCACACGTAAGTGAATTCTGTCTTGTGTTACCGACTCTTCTTCTCATCAGCCGTCTTTTTGTATGTAAATGAGGcatttcatgtttgtttataCCCATGGAAACAGCATTTTCTTGTCTCTGTGATGTCCTGTATTTTCTGAGATTCTCAGATGCTACTTTTTCTTTTCCTCCAAACAACTTCACGTGGTTATGGGACATTACATCCTGGTTGGATGTTAAACGCAAACCCCGTTTGGATATTTGCAAGCTGGCGGACAATAGACAATCCACTCCGTGTTCTCCCTGTTGTTTCCTGCCAATTAGGATTTAAGTTGACGTTTATGAAACAAAATGACTAATGCAATGTATTTTAAGTGTTCATATGTGTATGTAAAATGATGCATACTACACTTCTATTTCTTGTTGAGCTGAAGGGGAAGGCTCAAGGGCTGGGGCAAGATGGGTTGGACTTTGCTCCTGCTTTCctgtggggggaaaaaagcaGAGAACGGTTTGCGGTTGTCAGAAATTTTTATGTAACATGTTTGCTACTGATCTTAAAATGGGGACAGTCGATCATGTACCTTTTTATTCAGCTCTTTGGAACTCGCTTTAGGAGATAGTCTCTTCTCTCAATAGTGGTTTTGCTCCTTCTGTTTGTCTGAttcttaaatatgaaaataagtattttgattcattttgtaaATACCGctgtaaagaaaaataagaaatttaATGTTGTCTTTTAAATACTTTTCATTCTAATATGAATGTTGTTATATTGTACTTAGAAACTGTACCTTTAATATTACGTTTATTAAAAGTGCATTGGACACATCGATTTTAGATGTGCTTTATGTGCTGTTATCCCATAATAAAATTTACTGCTTGTAATGGGCTCTTATTCAATGTGTCTTTCTTCCTCATGTAGTGCATATGGTTGAAGTTTCACACAACCTTAAGAGAAATTAAAAAAGAGATACAAGTGGAAAACAGAACTTAAGTTAAAAGAGAACTTGCATTAccttaatgttatattttatacagATGAAGTATTATTGTAAAGCATGCATGGCATATTTCAGTGTCAAGCAACTAGAAATAACcatacaaatatgaaaatgtagCCTACTTGAAAAACGTTGAGATCGAATATGAGTATGGCCTCAAATAGTTTGAAGTGGCTTTCAGAGTTTGATAACTCTTACTTGGAATCAACAACATCACAATAAAAGTATGTGCAaagatcaatttaaaaaaaagtcagaaaaaaaataaatgttttcccttaaccatggttttatcgtAAAAGGGTAGtaactatattttaattttattttttgtgttttgactACTATTTGTACAACCACAGCTTTAGGCTGCttctacaaataccatggttaaacaagtgtagaaaaaaaacattgtgggttaccatgattttgtagcaaaactatggttaattttagtaattttttctcTAAAATACCATACTATAGCTATTATTTAGTACACTAGTGAACAAACCTAATGTGAAATTTTCGAACAGTAGGCCAACAGGAGGCTTTCAGAATCATTTAACTTGTATAAAATGTAAAGGACTAAATACTGTGACAGTTTATAAGTCAAGTGTCTCACCACCAGACACATTTTATGGAAAGAGCAAGTAAAATTGGTAGGccaaataaatatacatgttcGTTTACGTATTATAGTATATAAACACATTCTGACTTTTGAAAATAATCAATGTGAAACTTTATAAACCGTTATACTACGTCATCCAGTGATATTTTTCAGCAAGTCCCGACAAAAACCTACTGGAAgtacttttttattgtattgtaacaaatgtattgcacaTACAAcagcattataatatatatatatatatatatagcaaaaatgTCAATCGAAGCGGAACCTTCGTGTTATGTGTTTTGCTTCTCCCCGGAAGATAAACTATCGCACTATGAATGATGAGGGACCCTCATGAAGTCTGTGGGATGATTTAACTATGTAAACTACATTtacatctgaaaaaaagaaaaagaaactgctGCAATGGAGATAAAATGGTAGGCGACAATATGATTCGCTAAATAAACACATGTTATTTCTAATCCAGTCAGACCTGAGATCGCTCGTGTTTGTTCTGAGTTGTATAAAGCTCAGAGGTTTGTTTGTCCTCAGGAACGATGCTCCTGTCACTGCTCCGCTCGTGTTCTCCAGAGATGTGTTTGACAAGTTCACGCTCGCACCCAACGTCAAAGAACTCTTCACTCTTTTACACAAGTAAGTTAACTTTATGGGACTCTAATCAAATCCTGTTGACCTCTTTATAACTGTTGTAAAACTGTGTTATTAATACTGCGAGACCATACTAACCACATATGAAATGGCTCTTCATAAACACAATTGGATTGTGTAACTATCGTCTACCAATATCAAGGCTACAATATCGGGAAAAAAGTAGCCTAAATACTTGAATTTACAACATTTCTACCAGATTGCCATAGTTAGTAACTATAATAAAATCATGCGAATTACTGTAAGGGATACTCTATGGATGTATGTCATTTAAGTATAATAGCATTTAACGTTAGTATGATcgctttttttcaaataataataataaagtagcaGTTGCAGGTCAGAATATGTTGCTCCATTTTTGCTTCAATATTTTAGACACCAAATATTTTGGcattttgttttcagaaaaatccttTGAAACGTTAAAATAGACGATTTACTGTGTTTTTCATATATAtgaaatcacttttgtaaatttaatttaatgggGATACCAAAATGGAAcatctatacagtatataatattaattattaataataataaatatatgtatttttttgtgtgtgttttgtgattaTGATCAATATGCTCCTCTAAATTATGCACCATTTACTTCTATAGGCtatataacaattaataaaaataaataaatacacattaaatactATTTACCACATAGCCCTAAACATAGCATGtgcacacaaatacatttatGGTGActgcaaattaagaatttgttcattagttttattattttgctctcgTTTTAGATAAATCATGCCCACGAGTTCATAATTTCTTCCAATGACTTATTAGTTCCCTTGTTTTGTTAAATCAGGTTCCTGTTAATGAAATCAAACGAGTTAAAGACTTCGTGCAATAAGGCTACAATTTACTAAATCGAGGGATTGAATTCTTAACTTATGGCCATgttacactttattattattatatatttattttacaactaacatttttttttatgcaatattaatGCAAAACACACTTTTTAATCATATACACAATTTCAGTGCCACAGAAGTCCCATCTCCTATCCTagtgaagtaaaaaaaagcaATCATAAAGTAAATGTTTCTATCTAAAATATCAGAAGACTACAAGAGGGTTGAGCCACGATATGATATTGAGATGTATTATCTTTAACTCTTTTCTCTAAAGCTCTAGTAGAAGATCCGAGGAGTCCGGTGAGAAGAAGCCAGACGGACCCCCTTCAGTCAGTAACGTCCTGGCATCAGATGAGTCCACGTCTGAATGCAAACCAACCAAAGCCAAACCTGTGAAGAGAGCTGAGACCGCAGCGTTCCCCGAGCCTCTCGTGCCCTACCCTCGCTTCTCCACCCTCAATGTAAAGAACCGCAAGATGTATCTCAACATGCTCGTCCGCAAGAATTACTTCAAAGCGTCAAAGGTAGACGTCTCTCGTCTTGATTTGATTGAGCGGCGTGGATGCAAGGCTGTGTGCTTCATCTCGTTTCTCATTTCACAGTGTCTGACGGAGCAGGTGAAGAACGAGGTGACAGAGTTTATGAAATACCTGCAAGATGTTTCTAGAGCATGCTCTGATGGGTACAGCTACACGCCTCCAGGCAGCAGCCGCTACACTGAGGTGTTACTCATTTATTGAACTATTTAATTGTAATGAAAACGATTAATACAGATCTTTTTTTGTATgctgattgtgtgtgtttttcccgACAGGAATATTTGACGGCCTGTCTGGAGCATGTGAAGAGTTACCCACAGGTTTACAGCATTCAGGAGATCAGCGGCCTGACCAGCGTAAAGTTTATGGGTGACCTCTCTCTCAACTTTGAGAAACAGCTTCTTGCTATGGTATTGCTTagtttgctttctttctttctttcttttatgatcTTGGATGTGAGATATACTGTTGTTTGTTATATCTAGCTCTACTGTATTTTCTCCTCAGGGTAAAATAGACATGCTAGACAAAAAGGTTATGGCAGAAAACACCCAACTTCCTGTAGACTATGAGACCGTGGCAAATGTGGTTCCTCCAGCTAAAAAAGCAACTTTGGTTCACACTGTAAGTAGCCTGTGTGAGATGGATAATTACAGGGTGTTGTGATAAATTAATCGCAAACTAAAATGTACAATTCTGTAGGTCTCTATTGTGCAAAATGTGGACTTAACCACTAGAGGGCACTGttacatttgttttgaatttCCATTCTTGATGTATTTGATTCTGATCCCCATAGCTCATGAATTAATTTTGATGGACCTGTGGGAACTAGATCTAGTGCTTTTGTTAATCCTGGTGTCTCTTAATATCTCCAGGCCATCAGCAATGACAGTAATGCAGAAAAACTCTGCGCTACTTACGAGCCACAGGTGTGTTTGTCTAAAGAGGCCTTCCTTCAGCTCCTGAATAACAACTCTGAGTTCACCGAAGCTTGGGAGCTCCCCGTCTGGGTCAGAGAGAATCCCATGAATGGTGAAGGGTCACTTCATGTTGTAAATGCTTCATTGTAGACCGTAAGATCCGTAATCCGGTCAGTATTGTCACATGGTGAATGTTGTGGTTGTTCTCAGGCAGCAGTCAGAGTAAGACGGCGTACATCGATCCTCCTCTGCTGAAGACGGAGCTGAGCTGGAGAGAGAGGAGTCTGCTGTTTCATCAAGAGAGCGTGAAGCTGGCGTTCAAGAAGACCGTATCCCGTCCCGTGTTTTTCCTCACTTCAGAAGAGCTCCCTGTTGAAACGCAGCCTCCTCCTGAGGTAAGATGAGACACCAGACAGTGAACCCTCTCGCAGATGAATTTTTGTtcatatattaagaaaaaaacaacacttttataAAGAActtattattctttatttgtaatttagttttggatttaaaaaaaaacaataaataaaaaactgaaatatgatTTGCCAAATTTTAGTAACTGcagctaaaatatatatatatatatatatatatatatatatatatatatatatataacaatttttataattaatataggaaacattgttatattatattattaaaatatgaaacatggtcatatatatatatatatatatatatatatatataaataaattaaataagtgtatttataatatattaattaaaatatgtttattattttattataaaagagACACTTATTTTGTACacttatttaatacatttcttgttttttattattttttattatttctgaagactgaagtaatggctgctgaaaaatctaatttgaatcgggacttattttaaaatgtaataaaatattactaattttattattcataatgtacatgcaggcttggtgaacataagagactcaaaaatgtttaaaaacccTTAAATATTCCAAAGGGTTGACCggtaatgtatatataaaatgatgaaagaacgaagacatttttatttattattcttacaTTATGTGtgcttattgtattttatgttataatgtataactgttttattttatgtctgtatattatattattattccggaaaagtgtttgctaaataaatgaatgtaaagtaAATCCAAATAACTGTGAGTTATGTTCGAAACATTGAAAATATGAAGATTGTAAATGGTATGTGTTTTGCTTTACTCTTCCCAGGACAAGATCTCCAGGAGTGTGGCTGGGTTGGATGATGCTGGTATGGATTTTGGGACCGATCTAACAGACCTGGAGTCATTTGGGGAGTCCTACAAGCCCAGTAAGAAAGTGAAGGAACAGAACGAACCAAAAACAGCTTCTACAACTCCGTCTCAACATATCCCGAGCCTTAAGAGGCAGACAGACTCTGTAGGTACAACAAAACTCACCTCAACATCTCGAGACACTCCCACAGAACCCCTCGAGTCGACCGTAGCTAAGCTCCAAGGAGAAACCGACACTTCGGCCGATGAGGGAGACGGTACGCTGAATAAAACTGCCAATTCGGGGAAGGAAAGTGTGAGTGAAGATGCAAAGGAGAAGATAGAAATGTGCTCTGCTCCGTGTCCTCCCACCAAGCGGCCCAGACACATGATGAAAGACAAGACTGACCAGGATTTGGATTCTGATGAAGAACGACTAGTAATAGATCACATTTTGTCCCCACAGAGACCTCAGACCCAGGGGACGGCTGCAGAGGTGTCCTCCGACCCAGCCACACCAGACCCTGCAAACCCTTCAGGCAAAGGAACGAAGAAGGGCGTCAAAAGAGCCCGAATATCCAGCGAGTGCGATCAGCTCGGACAGATTCTAAAGATGCAGGACGCCATGCTGAAATCCACCCCCAGCAAGAACCAGGAGCCTGTGAAGCCCCGTGTCCCAGAAGACAAAGCTCCCGAAGCGAAAACCCACTCGCTGGTCAAACAGTGTGTGACGTCGTATCTGGAGTCCAGAGAGGGACAGGAAGAGGACACCACGCTGCCCGCTGACGTTCCTCTGCTGCTAGCCACTCAAAGAAAACGTTAGTGCTCAAAACACCCTCTCAAAGGGGCAAAAAATCATGTTTTCGTGAGGTTATTCAAACGTGATGCTTTAAAACTGACCTGTATCCATAATAAAACACTTTTCTAGAAATGACTAAATGAAGGCATAATGGTAATACACCTTATGTGCATGTCAAAGTTAAATTGCATAATTACTgtagaaataataatttaaataaatagtatttaattaagtgtaaatatgatttaaatatgttcaaatattatttaaatgtacagtagCAAGAATCCGATATCACTGATGTTAAGATGACGTTCTCCAGAAACTCCCAAAAAAGTGATGTTATTTagtgactattattattattattgctgtagcttttaaataatatatataatgaatcacaataattgtagtagaataaataatatatattattatatattttatttttaaatatttaattttattaatgttttaatattggaggtttaaatgtaattaaatattatatatatatatatatatatatatatatatatatatatatatatatatttatttatttttatttttttgtaactaatCTATATGCAAGATTAAGTCCATTATTATgtattgaaataattttaaatcagGTCAGGTTTTTCCATTCACACTAGCATTCAAAAAACCGATATGTCTCACATCTAAGAGGGGGAAAAATCTGATAATACTAGCATTTAATTATGATCTAAAGGGcccatgttttatattttttacatttgaaagaaataaagaaggtTCTCCATCTATGGCAGGTCTTCTGAAGGAGGATCTTCAGGGCAGTGCTGAGGATGAGATGGACTTCGATCCTCCAGCAGAGGGCAGCGTTCTGTACAAACTCTACAGTCTGCTGGACGTCCTGCTCCTGGTGCGCAGCAGTGTGGACATCGCTCACCCCAGACACGACAAAGACACCTTCAGGGTGAGCTGGACACATGCTAATACACGAACACAGCGATCCTGTAGTTAAAATGATGAAGTACACGCCACAGGAGGAGCAACATCATTAAACTCCTCAGCTCTTTTGTAAAAACtcttatcatcattattattgttatcattgtCAGTGATTCTTTTTTTAGCGACCCTTTATTGGATTTGAGTTAGTGTATCAATATGCCAAGCATTAATCTTGATATTTTAACCAGGGTTGAGGAACGTCCACCACACCCCTTCTTTAAACACTCGGCTTTCCTGTGCAGAGCTGTAGAGTTGGGTTTCAGTCTTATCAATGTATTAACAGACTCTGTCCAGACAATGGTTCTCTTCTGCATGTGTTTATAGAGGACTGTGACTCAGAACTGCCGTCTGAGTGGGTAATCATTGAGTCTGCTCTCCTCCAGGCCGTCCCGGTGCATGTCTTACCCAAGCTGGAGTATCAGCTGTGCTACGGGGCCGAGAGTCTGACCCACACCGAGGCCTGTCAGCTGTGGGCCGAGAAACTTCTGCACTCCAGCACTGTGTCCTTCATAAGTAAGAGACCTGATGAAATCTGATCTCTTTCTCTTTAGCTCTCatgaaagttcttaaaatgcatttttgcgtTGTGTATTTTTATAGTGCTATATGCTGTAATAATGTCACAAATCTGTTTGActgatttaataattatttgcattagcaattcaAGTTTTTGTAAACTGGTGTAATAAAAATTAACCTAAAATTGTAATGTGTTAGCTCATAACAGATTGAACTTATTCATgttgtagtaaaaataaatgttgataaaaaatAGATTGCAACAAATCATTGACTCAAAGCATTTTTGAGTCTTGAcaatgttgtaaaaatatgtaggTAAAAATTGATGACTTGATTATTCATttgcaatattaaattaaagcatttttCAGGCTTCGTTATAGTgggtaattttaattaaaattataatttagattttttataataCGATTTTGatgaatttttataatataaatatttaatgtttatgataatattgaatatatttttgttttataataatgtcctaaaataaaaaaaacattaataaaaataaaataaaaaatcatgtataaataattttcttaattGAATACTACAGTTTTACTGAGTTTTACTTCTTGCTTAAATCAACTTTTTGCTACATTGGCTTCCTCAGATAAAAACAAAACGAAACTTAAATGCAAATCACAAATTGTCaaggtgaatatatatatatatatatatatctcacacacacacacacatatatatatatatatatatatatatatatatatatatatatatatatatatatatatatatatatatatatatatatatatatatatatatatacaaacatttttgGAATGAAGCAAAATCAGACAGGCAGAAGTATTCATGTTTTATCTGGAGTGTTATTTTTTGTAACAAGGGGAATTAGCACAAAAGTGAATTTCCCGTAAACTCCCAGCATGCCTCTCTCATGATGCATGACTCACTGTTTTGAGTCAGGGTTGCCATAGCTGCTAACGTTACAGCTTTGAAAGGGCTGCAGAAGAATGCGACCGCATGAGTGATATATCGCTGTGGGTGTAAGGCTACTTGGGTTTCTCCATTACGAGAGAAAGAGGGAAGGAGACTGCTCTTCTGCTGAAGAGACTGCTTTAGTTTGGAGAGTTTGGAAGCAGAGATTTTCTATCCTCTCTGAGGAAACCTGTGACACTGACAGTGAATTGAAGAATGTCCTCAATGTGCCTGACAGCAGTCTTAGCCTGCAGGTGAACAGACCTCAGAATCACAGAAGAATGCAGAAGAGCCTCGCTCTCGGCGGATCGTTTGCTTTAGAGATTCTGCTAGGCTTGTTAAAAGAATCTAGTCTTTTCTGGGTCTAGTCCAGGATCCAGCCCTAATGGTAACGGACATAAGGTTCAAGAGAACTTTCTAGCTGAAAATTGTACTGAAGCAGTTTAGAGCAGTAAGTCACAAAATAATGTAAGTAAGATCATATAtaagatcttttttatttttttgaaggaaGTCTACAATGCCCACTTTTCCTgcatttagtttattaaaattacacttaaataGCAAGGTTGTGGAAAATtattactagtgctgtcaaaattaacatgTTAATGCAGGCgtttttaatttttcaatttaatgcgttaaaaaatttgacacaGGGGTGGAGCTCCGATCAGCCACCCCACTCACaactgatgttttgtttttcttgacaagaattgCGTTTATTTAGATGGGGGAACATCCTTACGACCACATCATTGGGAGATTTTTTTAGACACGCACTTCACTTCGCCTCCGTGCTATGCGCGAGTCAGACTATCGTAGAAATGCTACTGTGCTCATAGCGCATGCTCTTTAATTGCATTCACAGATGCGCTAGCACACGCTGTAGACTGTATCATTTCATATCAAAGCGCGAAAGGAACTACGACTGTGCAATGTCGTAGTTATGTCATCTGTTAAGTTATGAAGTTACCAAAAAGACTATTAAAGCTGCCTTAAAACTGTGTATGCAAGTATTTGTTATATGAGTTACATTTAAgaaatttttttcaaaagaacATGTTTCACTCATCTAATAGACTCAATTCATCAACACGAGTTGTGAGAAAATACGATAGAGGTACGGCAGAGATACAATAGACAAACACAACGTGGGAACAATTATTGCAACATTTGCCGTGTTTCTCACAGCCTGAGTTTGATTTAGATGTTCTTCAGACGGTGAGCTGGTTTAAGGCTCTCAAATTTAACCTCTTTAGCTATTGACAGTTAAATAGAAATGTAGCTTAACCAGCTGTTACATAAATTAAATGGAAGTATTATCAGATAAGATTAaagacttgcaaaaaaaaaaagaaaagaaaaagggcaATCTACTTAATGTGGTATGTGCATTCAAAGGCTAGTTGTTCACAAACTGTTTGATATCCGTGTAGGTCGCATCAATGCGCACACATCAGAAGTGGCACATATGCAGATGTTGCCCGACGACTGGATTCAGAGCGTCACCTGTGACTTCAAGTGAGTGAATCTATAGtcaatttttaattgtttaaataaaaattccaattccaaaaagtttaacagatttgttttatatatatatatatatatatatatatatatatatatatatatatatatatatatatatatatatatatatatatatatatatatatatatgtacatatatttattcattttaatcatCTCTTGTGtaaagttttaatataatatttttcccCCCAGGCCAGCTAGATGTTTAAACACCCTCTACCATTTACTGAAAAAAGTCTCATCGTGAGtttcttttcacttttttagATCAATTTTAAAATTGTCACTTTACCCTTAGCGCGATTTGCATATTGTAATGTGAAATTTGTCTTTCAGTCTGACTTTAAaagtgtgtaattctgcatattAAGCTAggatatttgaaaacattttaacattaaaaatgacatgCATAAGCTTTAGGTATTGAGCCTGTAGTTCAGTATTTGTAAGGATGTGACATTTTCGTTGTTTGCGCTGGAAAGCTTGTGTCATCAGCTACAAATTTCCTTTCAGCTGTTGCGGTGTTGTAATTGAATAAAGGTGTCTTTTAACACCTGCCCCAGATTACAGGAAGGACGATACCTGTTAGTCCACAAACCTCGTGAGGGTTTCCTGACCATCTTTAAAGCTAGCGACGAGACCAAGGCTGCTCGCGGGGTGTACAACCTGCAGAACGCACACTGCGGACCCCCAGCAGTGTCTCCAGGGGTTCCCTGGGTTCCCCTGGACCCCTCGTGTGTCCTGCCATTTCACCTGAAACACAGCAGGCCGCCCTGCACCTTCCCCCCACGTCCACCCCCTCAGGTATGACCATCTTTTAGCTTTGAAATGTAGCCCAAAGGTTTGCCATGTGTGCTCCAGACATGGTGCTTGTTTGGGAAAATTGGGTTTGAATTTTGCCTGCAGCATACCTTTATTCAGTATTGTTTAGCTTGCAACTCTCCTTTTATCCAGTATTTTCAGGTGGTGTGGTGTAGTGGAGTGTAAATGTAAGGTTCCTGGTTCACGTGTGGACATTTGTGTTTGAATTTAACCTGCAACATaccttttatttagtattttcaaGTGGTGTCTTTATAGTTCAGTTGGTAAATGGAAGGTTGTTGGTTCAAATGTGTGCTCCAGATATGTTAAACTGTGGTGCTTATGTGGGAAATTTGGGTTTGAATTCAGCCTGCAACTTACCTTTATCATTATTTCCAGAGTGTGGTGTATTGGGTTATAAGATTTGGTAACTGGTAGGTTGCTGGTTCAAGCAATGATTTGAGCCACTGAGCACGTTAGAAGTGTCTATTTTCAGAGATATGCAACATATagcgtatttttcggactataagtcgcgcCTAAATATAAGTCgcgtcagtccaaaaatacgtcatgacgaggaaaaac of Carassius auratus strain Wakin unplaced genomic scaffold, ASM336829v1 scaf_tig00022470, whole genome shotgun sequence contains these proteins:
- the LOC113077385 gene encoding little elongation complex subunit 2-like isoform X2; translation: MEIKWNDAPVTAPLVFSRDVFDKFTLAPNVKELFTLLHNSSRRSEESGEKKPDGPPSVSNVLASDESTSECKPTKAKPVKRAETAAFPEPLVPYPRFSTLNVKNRKMYLNMLVRKNYFKASKCLTEQVKNEVTEFMKYLQDVSRACSDGYSYTPPGSSRYTEEYLTACLEHVKSYPQVYSIQEISGLTSVKFMGDLSLNFEKQLLAMGKIDMLDKKVMAENTQLPVDYETVANVVPPAKKATLVHTAISNDSNAEKLCATYEPQVCLSKEAFLQLLNNNSEFTEAWELPVWVRENPMNGSSQSKTAYIDPPLLKTELSWRERSLLFHQESVKLAFKKTVSRPVFFLTSEELPVETQPPPEDKISRSVAGLDDAGMDFGTDLTDLESFGESYKPSKKVKEQNEPKTASTTPSQHIPSLKRQTDSVGTTKLTSTSRDTPTEPLESTVAKLQGETDTSADEGDGTLNKTANSGKESRPQTQGTAAEVSSDPATPDPANPSGKGTKKGVKRARISSECDQLGQILKMQDAMLKSTPSKNQEPVKPRVPEDKAPEAKTHSLVKQCVTSYLESREGQEEDTTLPADVPLLLATQRKRLLKEDLQGSAEDEMDFDPPAEGSVLYKLYSLLDVLLLVRSSVDIAHPRHDKDTFRAVPVHVLPKLEYQLCYGAESLTHTEACQLWAEKLLHSSTVSFISRINAHTSEVAHMQMLPDDWIQSVTCDFKPARCLNTLYHLLKKVSSLQEGRYLLVHKPREGFLTIFKASDETKAARGVYNLQNAHCGPPAVSPGVPWVPLDPSCVLPFHLKHSRPPCTFPPRPPPQAKGETGPKQLQGKCAVRPPQATNQNQSTKKRKKGKKKRAWRDNMRVKIMKDQQKTQTSERGKDGKP